The following proteins are encoded in a genomic region of Catellatospora sp. TT07R-123:
- a CDS encoding DUF1622 domain-containing protein has protein sequence MTAAALINFAAMACVAAGLVAGGLVLATGATARLALAVALDFWLAAGLLRLALPVPWQAVAAAAAILAIRRLLSAALRHPADTPPTAPAPTTATRR, from the coding sequence GTGACCGCGGCAGCTCTGATCAACTTCGCTGCCATGGCCTGCGTCGCGGCAGGGCTGGTCGCGGGCGGGCTGGTGCTGGCCACGGGCGCTACGGCACGGTTGGCACTCGCCGTGGCGCTGGACTTCTGGCTGGCTGCGGGGCTGCTGCGGCTTGCACTGCCCGTGCCGTGGCAGGCGGTGGCCGCTGCGGCGGCCATCCTGGCGATACGCCGTCTGCTGAGCGCGGCCCTGCGCCACCCGGCCGACACCCCGCCCACCGCCCCGGCCCCGACGACCGCCACCCGCCGCTAG
- a CDS encoding META domain-containing protein: MLLAGACARPVDAGSAGPDAAAVLAGRTFLSTSVAENGTARTLVAGTRIRLTVQEDGRIDLTAGCNHLVGMGAYGGGRLVVDGLGSTEMGCDPARHDQDSWLAKFVEAGPSWSVAGDVLTLTDGKTEIVMQDRATAEPDRPLAGTRWLVDTVITGDAAGSVPTGAAYLEFTDGRVEGSTGCNQLGGTAVQRGDKIVFSALRTTKMACADDLNRLEQAVLATLTGEVTWKVTADRLSLTGPAGHSLSLQAK, from the coding sequence GTGCTGCTGGCCGGGGCGTGTGCCCGGCCCGTCGACGCCGGGTCGGCCGGCCCGGACGCCGCAGCGGTGCTGGCGGGGCGGACGTTCCTGTCGACGTCGGTGGCCGAGAACGGGACGGCACGGACCCTGGTGGCCGGCACCCGGATCCGGCTGACGGTGCAGGAAGACGGGCGGATCGACCTCACGGCGGGGTGCAACCACCTTGTCGGCATGGGCGCCTACGGTGGCGGCAGGCTGGTCGTGGACGGTCTCGGGTCGACCGAGATGGGCTGCGACCCCGCCCGGCACGACCAGGACAGCTGGCTCGCGAAGTTCGTCGAGGCGGGGCCGTCGTGGTCCGTGGCCGGGGACGTGCTCACGCTCACCGATGGGAAGACGGAGATCGTCATGCAGGACCGGGCCACCGCCGAGCCGGACCGGCCGCTGGCCGGCACCCGCTGGCTGGTCGACACCGTGATCACGGGCGACGCGGCGGGCTCGGTGCCCACCGGCGCGGCGTACCTGGAGTTCACCGACGGCCGGGTGGAGGGGTCGACGGGGTGCAACCAGCTCGGCGGGACCGCGGTCCAGCGGGGCGACAAGATCGTCTTCTCGGCGCTGCGCACCACCAAGATGGCCTGCGCCGACGACCTGAACCGGCTGGAGCAGGCAGTGCTGGCGACCCTGACCGGCGAGGTGACCTGGAAGGTCACCGCCGACCGCCTCTCCCTCACCGGCCCCGCCGGCCACAGCCTGTCCCTACAGGCCAAGTAA
- a CDS encoding diguanylate cyclase domain-containing protein — protein MTDPAANDEQRRDSPPLDDARPEQLHRSDRTLVTRRFLPGGGSVIVKQALGPDAVKRTDHELAILHRLRGAEGVAQLADTLAERGTLVLVDPGGTTLAQRAKPLPPGEVVTISLDLARALAEIHRRHVVHRDVCPANVVLPPGGGVCLVDFELATAFAEIRPEFTHHNEIVGSLPYLAPEQTGRTGRAVDQRADLYALGATMYELATGAPPFGTGDPLRLSHAHLARRPVPPAEADPRIPAELSAVIMHLLEKEPDLRYQSAEGLAHDLALLRDAPPGSPAGLRVGANDVPLRLLPQSRIIGRDPEIQTLATAFADAMSGLGRGLLVSGGAGVGKTSLVDELRAIASAGGGWFVSGKFDPHRHDREYDAVSQATRALGRLLLAEPEEELVELRARVLRSLGHNAGLIAAVLPEFAALLRVEPDDSDSGDTMQAAARVQRAGVDLLAGIVSPKRPLVMFIDDLQWAARTPLGFIDLLVSEGPPDGLLLVGAYREDQVDATHPLAAITARWRRLGVEPLRIRLENLPAASTTELVGDLLHLDPHDAAELAGPVVQRTLGNPYDTVELINALRRDGVLRLDEDGWSWDGPGLARYLRQADVADLWTARVRALPDPAHRAVEIMACLGGKADLTLLQTVSGQSAAAVEELLVPALDDGLLVLEPGDPADVVRFRHDRVRQAILDSLPGPRLARLRLDLARRLTGRLDPDDDPGLAELAAQQYLEVADRITDQPERCRAAGLFARAAERSKILSNNAAAERYLAAAITLADPDDTARLIRLHTARHAALYGLGRLDEADEVYRTVEQLCADPADLADAALVRVLSLTNQGRAAQAVELGVQMLDRLGIHAPPRERMDDQIESDLDRLGRWLDHGDVDTDLAKPEPADPRLLAAAALINRMMAPAFFSDQTTMCWLTMQALRCWAKHGPVPALVGPVAHTMFVTVGRRADYRTGHRAMRRFLAAAQARGYEPDTSQARFLYALSTGHWYEPLEDAVRQAQLAREGLLHGGDLQKACHTYYVTVYGLLDYAPSLDSYLTEVDAGLGFATRTGNDQSTDVYLPYRRLAATLRGEHVEAYADEDALLDTLSGNIVAASNVHVTRALAAALLGEPDALHRHVTAAAALMHTNPATYPVAVTQLLRALDLADSIPAAPPAARAGLLSDLDACTRWLAQRSADCATNFEHLLLLVRAENAAARGDFATAARAFDAARREAATRQRPWHRALILERAARFYLAHDMPTAGRDLLDDARHAYQAWGATAKVARLDRAYPPTTPGPAAPTEPQRPILTSTIDLLGILEASQALSSQTTFDGVRARVVEVLSDMTGATAVHLLLRDADGEHWSLPDQQPGDRPAAPASVIRYVERTREPLVVGDAARDDRFARDPYFAGLDTCSLLAVPIVNRGAWQALLLLENHLIREAFSAERLDTVLLIAGQLAVSLDNATVLASLERTVAQRTEELTAANTRLELLSTTDALTGLANRRRWEQRLADAWHHAGRTGTSLALAMVDIDHFKPYNDHYGHPAGDDCLQRVAAELTRNLRPADLVARYGGEEFAVLMPGLGIDRARQVGERLRGAVAALREPHVMAGDGIVTVSVGVASMVPGPGRDADDLLRLADVELYRAKRSGRNQVRAAA, from the coding sequence TTGACGGATCCGGCGGCGAACGACGAGCAGCGACGTGACAGCCCGCCGCTCGACGACGCACGGCCCGAGCAGCTGCACCGCAGCGACCGCACCCTGGTCACCCGGCGGTTCCTGCCCGGCGGCGGGTCCGTCATCGTCAAACAGGCGCTCGGCCCGGACGCCGTCAAGCGCACCGACCACGAGCTGGCCATCCTGCACCGCCTGCGCGGCGCCGAGGGCGTCGCCCAGCTCGCCGACACCCTCGCCGAACGCGGCACCCTGGTCCTGGTCGACCCCGGCGGCACCACCCTGGCCCAGCGTGCCAAGCCGCTGCCGCCGGGCGAGGTCGTCACGATCTCGCTCGACCTGGCGCGTGCCCTGGCGGAGATCCACCGGCGTCACGTCGTACACCGCGACGTCTGCCCGGCCAACGTCGTGCTGCCGCCCGGCGGCGGTGTGTGCCTGGTCGACTTCGAGCTGGCCACCGCGTTCGCGGAGATCAGGCCCGAGTTCACCCACCACAACGAGATCGTCGGCTCGCTGCCGTACCTGGCCCCGGAGCAGACCGGGCGCACCGGGCGCGCCGTCGACCAGCGGGCCGACCTGTACGCCCTCGGCGCCACCATGTACGAGCTCGCCACCGGCGCGCCGCCGTTCGGCACCGGCGATCCGCTGCGGCTCAGCCACGCCCACCTCGCCCGGCGCCCCGTGCCGCCCGCCGAGGCCGACCCGAGGATCCCCGCCGAGCTGTCGGCGGTCATCATGCACCTGCTGGAGAAGGAGCCCGACCTCCGGTACCAGAGCGCCGAAGGCCTCGCCCACGACCTCGCGCTGCTGCGCGACGCCCCGCCCGGCAGCCCGGCCGGGCTGCGGGTCGGCGCCAACGACGTGCCGCTGCGGCTGCTGCCCCAGTCGCGCATCATCGGCCGCGACCCCGAGATCCAGACCCTGGCCACGGCGTTCGCCGACGCGATGAGCGGCCTGGGCCGCGGCCTGCTGGTCAGCGGCGGCGCCGGGGTCGGCAAGACCTCGCTCGTCGACGAGCTGCGCGCCATCGCGTCGGCCGGCGGCGGCTGGTTCGTGTCGGGCAAGTTCGACCCGCACCGCCACGACCGCGAGTACGACGCGGTCAGCCAGGCCACGCGCGCGCTGGGCCGGCTCCTGCTCGCCGAGCCCGAGGAGGAGCTGGTCGAGCTGCGTGCCCGGGTGCTGCGCTCGCTCGGGCACAACGCCGGGCTGATCGCCGCGGTGCTGCCCGAGTTCGCGGCGCTGCTGCGGGTCGAGCCCGACGACTCCGACAGCGGCGACACGATGCAGGCCGCCGCCCGCGTCCAGCGCGCCGGGGTGGACCTGCTCGCCGGGATCGTGTCGCCGAAGCGGCCGCTGGTGATGTTCATCGACGATCTCCAGTGGGCGGCGCGTACGCCGCTGGGCTTCATCGACCTGCTGGTGTCCGAAGGTCCGCCCGACGGTCTGCTGCTGGTCGGGGCATACCGGGAGGACCAGGTCGACGCCACCCACCCCCTGGCGGCGATCACCGCCCGCTGGCGGCGGCTCGGCGTCGAACCGCTGCGCATCCGGCTGGAGAACCTGCCCGCCGCCAGCACCACCGAGCTCGTCGGCGACCTGCTGCACCTCGACCCGCACGACGCCGCCGAGCTGGCCGGGCCCGTCGTGCAGCGCACGCTGGGCAACCCGTACGACACCGTCGAACTGATCAACGCGCTGCGGCGCGACGGCGTGCTGCGCCTCGACGAGGACGGCTGGTCCTGGGACGGACCCGGCCTGGCCCGCTACCTGCGCCAGGCCGACGTCGCCGACCTGTGGACCGCCCGGGTGCGCGCCCTGCCCGACCCCGCCCACCGCGCCGTCGAGATCATGGCCTGCCTCGGCGGCAAGGCCGACCTGACCCTGCTCCAGACCGTCTCCGGCCAGTCCGCCGCCGCGGTCGAGGAGCTGCTCGTCCCCGCCCTCGACGACGGGCTGCTCGTGCTCGAACCCGGCGACCCCGCCGACGTCGTCCGGTTCCGCCACGACCGGGTGCGCCAGGCGATCCTCGACAGCCTGCCCGGCCCGAGACTGGCCCGGCTGCGCCTCGACCTGGCCCGCCGCCTGACCGGACGGCTCGACCCGGACGACGACCCCGGCCTGGCCGAGCTCGCCGCGCAGCAGTACCTGGAGGTCGCCGACCGCATCACCGACCAGCCGGAACGCTGCCGCGCCGCCGGCCTGTTCGCCCGCGCCGCCGAACGGTCCAAGATCCTCAGCAACAACGCCGCCGCCGAGCGCTACCTCGCCGCCGCGATCACCCTGGCCGACCCCGACGACACCGCCCGCCTGATCCGGCTGCACACCGCCCGCCACGCCGCCCTGTACGGCCTCGGCCGCCTCGACGAGGCCGACGAGGTCTACCGCACCGTCGAGCAGCTGTGCGCCGACCCCGCCGACCTGGCCGACGCCGCCCTGGTCCGCGTGCTCAGCCTCACCAACCAGGGCCGGGCCGCGCAGGCCGTCGAGCTCGGCGTGCAGATGCTCGACCGGCTCGGCATCCACGCCCCGCCGCGGGAGCGCATGGACGACCAGATCGAGTCCGACCTCGACCGGCTCGGCCGCTGGCTCGACCACGGCGACGTCGACACCGACCTGGCCAAACCCGAGCCTGCCGACCCGCGGCTGCTGGCCGCCGCCGCGCTCATCAACCGGATGATGGCCCCGGCGTTCTTCAGCGACCAGACCACCATGTGCTGGCTGACCATGCAGGCGCTGCGCTGCTGGGCCAAGCACGGCCCGGTCCCGGCCCTGGTCGGACCCGTCGCGCACACCATGTTCGTCACCGTCGGCCGCCGCGCCGACTACCGCACCGGCCACCGCGCCATGCGCCGCTTCCTCGCCGCCGCGCAGGCCCGCGGCTACGAACCCGACACCTCCCAGGCCCGCTTCCTGTACGCCCTGAGCACCGGCCACTGGTACGAGCCCCTGGAGGACGCCGTCCGCCAGGCGCAACTCGCCCGCGAAGGGCTGCTGCACGGCGGCGACCTGCAAAAAGCCTGCCACACCTACTACGTCACCGTTTACGGCCTGCTCGACTACGCGCCCAGCCTCGACAGCTACCTCACCGAGGTCGACGCCGGCCTCGGGTTCGCCACCCGCACGGGCAACGACCAGTCCACCGACGTGTACCTGCCCTACCGGCGGCTGGCCGCGACCCTGCGCGGCGAGCACGTCGAGGCGTACGCCGACGAGGACGCGCTGCTGGACACCCTGTCCGGCAACATCGTCGCCGCGTCCAACGTGCACGTCACCCGGGCGCTGGCCGCCGCACTGCTCGGCGAGCCCGACGCGCTGCACCGCCACGTCACCGCCGCCGCCGCGCTCATGCACACCAACCCGGCGACGTACCCGGTGGCGGTCACGCAGCTGCTGCGCGCCCTCGACCTCGCCGACAGCATCCCCGCCGCCCCGCCCGCCGCGCGGGCCGGGCTGCTGTCCGACCTGGACGCGTGCACGCGCTGGCTGGCCCAGCGCAGCGCCGACTGCGCCACCAACTTCGAGCACCTGCTGCTGCTCGTACGCGCCGAGAACGCCGCCGCCCGCGGCGACTTCGCCACCGCCGCCCGCGCCTTCGACGCCGCCCGGCGCGAGGCCGCCACCCGGCAGCGGCCCTGGCACCGCGCCCTCATCCTGGAACGCGCCGCCCGGTTCTACCTCGCCCACGACATGCCCACCGCCGGGCGCGACCTGCTCGACGACGCCCGGCACGCCTACCAGGCATGGGGCGCCACCGCGAAGGTCGCCCGCCTGGACCGCGCCTACCCGCCGACCACCCCCGGCCCCGCAGCCCCCACCGAACCGCAGCGGCCCATCCTCACCAGCACCATCGACCTGCTCGGCATCCTTGAGGCGTCGCAGGCGCTCAGCTCCCAGACCACCTTCGACGGCGTACGCGCCCGCGTGGTCGAGGTGCTCAGCGACATGACCGGCGCCACCGCCGTGCACCTGCTGCTGCGCGACGCCGACGGCGAGCACTGGTCCCTGCCCGACCAGCAGCCCGGCGACCGGCCCGCCGCCCCCGCCTCCGTCATCCGGTACGTCGAGCGCACCCGCGAACCGCTGGTCGTCGGCGACGCCGCCCGCGACGACCGGTTCGCCCGCGACCCGTACTTCGCCGGACTGGACACGTGCTCGCTGCTGGCCGTGCCGATCGTCAACCGGGGCGCCTGGCAGGCGCTGCTGCTGCTGGAGAACCACCTGATCCGCGAGGCGTTCTCCGCCGAGCGGCTGGACACCGTGCTGCTCATCGCCGGGCAGCTGGCCGTGTCGCTGGACAACGCCACGGTGCTGGCCTCGCTGGAGCGTACGGTCGCCCAACGCACCGAGGAGCTGACCGCCGCCAACACCCGGCTGGAGCTGCTCAGCACCACCGACGCACTCACCGGGCTGGCCAACCGGCGCCGCTGGGAGCAGCGGCTGGCCGACGCCTGGCACCACGCCGGGCGCACCGGCACGTCACTGGCGCTGGCGATGGTCGACATCGACCACTTCAAGCCGTACAACGACCACTACGGCCACCCGGCGGGCGACGACTGCCTGCAACGGGTCGCCGCCGAGCTGACCCGCAACCTGCGCCCGGCCGACCTGGTCGCCCGCTACGGCGGCGAGGAGTTCGCGGTGCTCATGCCCGGCCTGGGCATCGACCGGGCCCGGCAGGTCGGCGAACGCCTGCGGGGCGCGGTCGCGGCGCTGCGCGAGCCGCACGTGATGGCCGGCGACGGCATCGTGACGGTCAGCGTCGGGGTCGCCTCGATGGTGCCCGGTCCGGGCCGTGACGCCGACGACCTGCTGCGGCTGGCCGACGTCGAGCTGTACCGGGCCAAGCGCAGCGGCCGCAACCAGGTCCGCGCCGCCGCCTGA
- a CDS encoding PAC2 family protein, with product MTEFDGLPVLRSPVAIAAFEGWNDAADASTAVVEHLEQVWDAREVAVVDPEEFYDFQVNRPLITLVEDERRIEWPSTRFLVASPPGAKHDVVLIRGIEPSLRWRTFCGEVLEICHSLGVERLVLLGALLADVPYSRPLPISGTVTGKAAAEEKVKLTPTRYEGPTGIVGVLQENARRAELDAMSFWVHVPHYASNPPCPKATLALLHRLEEVLDLPVPMADLAEESAEWEDRVRAAAAQDAELAEYLRDLEERAGDAIKPLSGDEIAVEFEKYLRRRGGSHGPTHGTW from the coding sequence GTGACCGAGTTCGACGGCCTTCCAGTCCTGCGCTCCCCTGTCGCCATCGCCGCCTTCGAGGGGTGGAACGACGCTGCCGACGCGTCGACCGCCGTGGTGGAACACCTGGAGCAGGTGTGGGATGCCCGCGAGGTGGCCGTGGTCGACCCCGAGGAGTTCTACGACTTCCAGGTGAACCGGCCGCTGATCACGCTGGTCGAGGACGAGCGGCGCATCGAGTGGCCCAGCACCCGCTTCCTGGTGGCCTCGCCGCCGGGGGCCAAGCACGACGTGGTGCTGATCCGCGGCATCGAGCCGAGCCTGCGCTGGCGCACGTTCTGCGGCGAGGTGCTGGAGATCTGCCACAGCCTCGGGGTGGAGCGGCTGGTGCTGCTGGGGGCGCTGCTGGCCGACGTGCCGTACAGCCGGCCGCTGCCGATCAGCGGCACCGTGACCGGCAAGGCGGCGGCCGAGGAGAAGGTCAAGCTGACCCCCACCCGGTACGAGGGCCCGACGGGCATCGTCGGGGTGCTCCAGGAGAACGCCCGCCGCGCCGAGCTGGACGCGATGTCGTTCTGGGTGCACGTGCCGCACTACGCCAGCAACCCGCCGTGCCCGAAGGCGACGCTGGCGCTGCTGCACCGCCTGGAGGAGGTGCTGGACCTGCCGGTGCCCATGGCCGACCTCGCCGAGGAGTCGGCCGAGTGGGAGGACCGGGTCCGCGCCGCCGCCGCCCAGGACGCCGAGCTGGCCGAATACCTGCGCGATCTGGAGGAGCGGGCGGGCGACGCGATCAAGCCGCTGTCCGGCGACGAGATCGCGGTCGAGTTCGAGAAGTACCTGCGCCGCCGGGGCGGCTCCCACGGCCCCACCCACGGCACCTGGTAA
- a CDS encoding GntR family transcriptional regulator encodes MTETGIGGINPGAAEHPHRQIAAQLRAKIRRGDWAAGEQLPSIPALAQMYGVAKQTVQRTIDQLRIEGLLITKPGSGTFVRGTRRRLNRLSRGRYGTQRGYHADLAARYRQQLTEVGRAVPPAEVADAFGVPDSTELVVRRHLVRTQEATVEVGASWLRPTDAAGSGLERFESFGRPLYQEVEEVTGRRYTTATDTITARLPTREEAEVLQIRPDTPVLHLLHVAYDADHRPIEVAQATWPGPMTTLTEDYRVPAPRPDADLDGDPDPGLVLG; translated from the coding sequence ATGACCGAGACGGGCATCGGCGGGATCAATCCGGGCGCGGCGGAGCATCCGCACCGCCAGATCGCCGCCCAGCTGCGCGCGAAGATCAGAAGGGGTGACTGGGCCGCGGGCGAGCAGCTGCCCTCGATCCCCGCCCTGGCCCAGATGTACGGCGTGGCCAAGCAGACCGTGCAGCGCACCATCGACCAGCTCCGCATCGAGGGCCTGCTGATCACCAAGCCGGGCTCCGGCACGTTCGTGCGCGGCACCCGGCGCCGCCTCAACCGGCTGTCGCGCGGCCGCTACGGCACCCAGCGCGGCTACCACGCCGACCTGGCCGCCCGCTACCGCCAGCAGCTCACCGAGGTCGGCCGGGCCGTCCCCCCGGCCGAGGTGGCCGACGCGTTCGGCGTCCCCGACAGCACCGAGCTGGTGGTGCGCCGCCACCTCGTGCGCACCCAGGAGGCCACGGTGGAGGTGGGCGCCTCGTGGCTGCGCCCGACCGACGCCGCGGGCAGCGGGCTGGAGCGGTTCGAGTCGTTCGGCCGCCCGCTGTACCAGGAGGTCGAGGAGGTGACCGGGCGCCGCTACACCACCGCGACCGACACCATCACCGCCCGGCTGCCCACCCGCGAGGAGGCCGAGGTGCTCCAGATCCGCCCCGACACGCCGGTGCTGCACCTGCTGCACGTCGCGTACGACGCCGACCACCGCCCCATCGAGGTGGCCCAGGCGACCTGGCCGGGACCGATGACGACACTCACGGAGGACTACCGGGTGCCCGCGCCACGCCCGGACGCGGACCTCGATGGCGACCCGGATCCGGGCCTGGTGCTGGGCTGA
- the mshC gene encoding cysteine--1-D-myo-inosityl 2-amino-2-deoxy-alpha-D-glucopyranoside ligase: MESWSGLDVPRLPGAGQPLVLFDSARQGAHPSRPAGGHATMYVCGITPYDATHLGHAATMITFDLVNRLWRDAGHEVTYVQNVTDIDDPLLERANRDGEDWKVLAMRETALFREDMEALRIIPPARYVGAVESIPAIVERVVSLLETGAAYRLDDGTGDVYFDISAAPRFGYESNLSREQMLVFAAERGGDPGRPGKRDPLDPLLWRGTRPGEPSWEGGLLGAGRPGWHIECAVIALGLLGDTIDVQGGGNDLLFPHHECSAAHAEVLTGRAPFAAHYVHAGMIGLEGEKMSKSRGNLVFVSRLRSDNVDPMAVRLALVTDHYRADRSWTDELFKTAEARLARWRRAAQAPAGPSGAEFLAGVRNKLTDDLDTPGALALIDAWADDTLAGAGTDRDAPALMARTLDALLGLAL; the protein is encoded by the coding sequence ATGGAATCGTGGTCCGGACTCGACGTCCCACGCCTACCCGGCGCCGGTCAGCCCCTCGTTCTCTTCGACTCCGCCCGCCAGGGCGCGCACCCCAGCCGCCCCGCCGGCGGGCACGCGACCATGTACGTCTGCGGCATCACCCCCTACGACGCGACGCATCTGGGCCATGCCGCCACCATGATCACGTTCGACCTGGTGAACCGGCTGTGGCGTGACGCCGGCCACGAGGTCACCTACGTCCAGAACGTCACCGACATCGACGACCCGCTGCTGGAACGGGCCAACCGCGACGGCGAGGACTGGAAGGTCCTGGCCATGCGCGAGACCGCCCTGTTCCGCGAGGACATGGAGGCGCTGCGGATCATCCCGCCCGCCCGCTACGTCGGCGCCGTCGAGTCGATCCCGGCCATCGTCGAACGCGTCGTGTCGCTGCTGGAGACCGGTGCCGCGTACCGTCTGGACGACGGCACCGGCGACGTCTACTTCGACATCAGCGCCGCACCCCGCTTCGGGTACGAGTCGAACCTGTCCCGCGAGCAGATGCTCGTCTTCGCGGCCGAGCGCGGCGGCGACCCCGGCCGCCCCGGCAAGCGCGACCCCCTCGACCCGCTGCTGTGGCGCGGCACCCGCCCCGGCGAGCCGTCCTGGGAGGGCGGCCTGCTCGGCGCCGGGCGCCCCGGCTGGCACATCGAGTGCGCCGTCATCGCCCTCGGCCTGCTCGGCGACACCATCGACGTGCAGGGCGGCGGCAACGACCTGCTCTTCCCGCACCACGAGTGCTCGGCCGCCCACGCCGAGGTGCTCACCGGCCGGGCCCCCTTCGCGGCGCACTACGTGCACGCGGGCATGATCGGCCTGGAAGGCGAGAAGATGAGCAAGTCGCGGGGCAACCTCGTCTTCGTCTCCCGCCTGCGCTCGGACAACGTCGACCCGATGGCCGTACGGCTGGCGCTGGTCACCGACCACTACCGGGCCGACCGGTCCTGGACCGACGAGCTGTTCAAGACCGCCGAGGCCCGCCTGGCCCGCTGGCGCCGGGCCGCGCAGGCCCCCGCCGGGCCGTCCGGGGCGGAGTTCCTCGCCGGGGTGCGCAACAAGCTCACCGACGACCTGGACACCCCGGGGGCGCTGGCCCTCATCGACGCCTGGGCCGACGACACCCTCGCCGGCGCGGGCACCGACCGCGACGCGCCCGCGCTGATGGCGCGGACCCTCGACGCCCTCCTCGGCCTCGCACTCTGA
- a CDS encoding DUF3090 domain-containing protein — MTHQVYAFEPPERFVAGTVGSPGERTFFLQARGGGRLISVALEKMQVALLAEKLEELLTEAHHRFGADLPGTELPADNDPLDAPVDEEFRVGTLGLAFDVESSTVVIEAIAAEEAEFEAETDTGDEADAEDAPEISDDLDRLRVRLTPQEVRNFIDRAKRVVAAGRPPCPLCGQPLDPAGHLCPRHNGYHRR, encoded by the coding sequence ATGACCCATCAGGTGTACGCGTTCGAGCCGCCGGAGCGGTTCGTGGCAGGCACAGTGGGTTCGCCCGGTGAGCGCACGTTCTTCCTCCAGGCGCGTGGCGGGGGCCGCCTGATCAGCGTCGCACTGGAGAAGATGCAGGTGGCGCTGCTGGCGGAGAAGCTTGAAGAGCTGCTCACCGAGGCACATCACCGCTTCGGGGCGGACCTGCCCGGCACCGAGCTGCCTGCGGACAACGATCCGCTGGACGCGCCGGTCGACGAGGAGTTCCGGGTCGGCACGCTGGGGCTGGCCTTCGACGTCGAGTCCAGTACGGTGGTGATCGAGGCGATCGCGGCCGAGGAGGCCGAGTTCGAGGCCGAGACCGACACCGGTGACGAAGCCGACGCCGAGGACGCGCCGGAGATCTCCGACGACCTGGACCGGTTGCGGGTGCGGCTCACGCCGCAGGAGGTGCGCAACTTCATCGACCGCGCCAAGCGGGTCGTGGCGGCAGGGCGGCCGCCGTGCCCGCTGTGCGGCCAGCCGCTGGACCCGGCCGGGCACCTGTGCCCCCGGCACAACGGCTACCACCGAAGGTGA